Proteins found in one Larimichthys crocea isolate SSNF chromosome I, L_crocea_2.0, whole genome shotgun sequence genomic segment:
- the rab28 gene encoding ras-related protein Rab-28, whose product MSDSEEDSQDKQLKIVVIGDGACGKTSLATRFAQEAFGKQYKQTIGLDFFLKRISLPGNLNVTLQVWDIGGQTLGGKMLDKYVYGAHGVLLVYDITNYQSFENLEDWFSMVKKANEESDTQPVVSLIGNKIDLEHMRTVKADKHQRFCQENSLISQFVSAKTGDSVYLCFQRVAAEILGVKLNKAEIEQSQRVVKADIVNYSQDTVARTVNPPRSSMCVVQ is encoded by the exons ATGTCGGACTCGGAGGAGGACAGCCAGGACAAGCAACTTAAAATTGTAGTGATTGGAGACGGTGCCTGTGGGAAG acATCACTCGCCACCAGGTTTGCACAGGAGGCCTTTGGGAAGCAGTACAAACAAACCATCGGTCTGGATTTCTTTCTGAAGAGAATAAGCCTTCCAG GCAATTTGAACGTGACCCTGCAGGTGTGGGACATTGGAGGCCAAACGCTAGGAGGGAAAATGCTGGATAAATATGTATATGGAGCTCAT GGAGTCCTCCTGGTTTACGATATCACCAACTACCAGAGCTTTGAGAATCTGGAGGATTGGTTCAGCATGGTGAAGAAGGCCAACGAGGAATCTGACACCCAGCCTGTTGTCTCTCTGATTGGGAACAAAA TTGACCTGGAGCACATGAGGACAGTGAAGGCTGACAAACACCAGCGCTTCTGCCAAGAGAACAGCCTCATCAGTCAGTTTGTATCGGCCAAGACGGGGGACTCG GTGTACCTTTGTTTCCAGAGAGTGGCTGCTGAGATACTTGGTGTAAAGCTAAACAAAGCAGAAATAGAGCAGTCCCAG CGTGTGGTGAAGGCAGACATTGTGAACTACAGTCAGGACACCGTAGCCAGGACAGTCAACCCCCCTCGCAGCTCCATGTGCGTGGTGCAGTGA